The Setaria italica strain Yugu1 chromosome IX, Setaria_italica_v2.0, whole genome shotgun sequence genome has a window encoding:
- the LOC101768370 gene encoding guanylate-binding protein 4 isoform X1, whose translation MGRGRGRWAPGIRAVALVLLAVAAAAGVAAADPDPDEFERAFPIVEPDHGHTKLRLSEQGLEAIRRIENPIAIVGVIGPYRSGKSFLLNQLLSLSCDKGFGVGHMRDTKTKGIWIWGTPVEMDVDGSKVSVLYLDTEGFESVGKSNVYDDRIFALATVLSSVLIYNLPETVREADISRLSFAVEIAEEFYGRVKGQDVAFEPAKLLWLIQRDFLQGKSVQQMVNEALQRVPNDNGDKYIDEVNQIRDSLAIMGDNSTAFSLPQPHLQRTKLCDMEDKELEPLYVKRREQLKQLVASIIKPKIVQGKNLNGKDFVSFLQQILEALNKGEIPSTGSLVEIFNKAILDRCLKVYREKMDGLGLPVPVDKLQQVHEMANAEAKIIFDKQHFGKHHAAQSVLKLEDEIKKVYRNFLLANEYQSSKLCEARFSECEDKMDHLQVLKLPSMAKFNAGFTHCNRSFVRECVGPAKESYERRMSKMLVKSRALFIKEYNNKLFNWLVTFSLVMVVIGRFVIKFFLLEIVAWVMFIFLETYTRMFWSAESLYYNPAWHIIVSSWETIVYSPILDLDRWAIPIVIMLSFGILYWRCFGGRRKRGRGSLLPLYKNSYKNSSRPRSD comes from the exons atggggcgggggcgggggcggtgggCCCCGGGGATCCGCGCGGTGGCGCTGGTTCTGCTCGCGGTCGCGGCAGCCGCGGGAGTCGCAGCAGCGGATCCCGATCCCGACGAGTTCGAGCGCGc GTTTCCAATAGTGGAGCCAGACCATGGCCACACTAAACTTCGTCTCTCAGAACAAGGTCTAGAAGCCATTCGCAGGATTGAAAATCCGATCGCCATTGTTGGT GTCATTGGTCCCTATCGATCTGGAAAATCTTTTCTCCTCAACCAGCTTCTTTCCTTATCATGTGATAAAG GTTTTGGGGTTGGTCATATGCGAGATACTAAGACCAAAG GTATATGGATTTGGGGTACTCCTGTTGAGATGGATGTTGATGGTTCCAAAGTTTCTGTCCTTTATCTAGACACCGAAGGATTTGAAAGTGTTGGGAAATCAAATGTGTATGATGATAG GATATTTGCTTTGGCAACTGTCTTAAGTTCAGTGCTTATCTACAACCTTCCTGAGACG GTGCGTGAAGCTGATATATCCAGGCTTTCATTTGCTGTTGAAATTGCTGAAGAATTCTATGGAAG AGTGAAG GGGCAAGATGTCGCTTTTGAGCCAGCAAAGCTTCTTTGGCTTATCCAGAGAGATTTCCTCC AAGGAAAATCTGTACAACAAATGGTTAATGAAGCCCTCCAACGGGTGCCTAATGATAATG GGGACAAATATATCGATGAG GTCAATCAAATAAGAGATTCCCTGGCAATTATGGGTGACAACAGCACTGCTTTTAGCTTGCCACAG CCTCATCTACAAAGAACAAAATTATGTGACATGGAGGACAAAGAGCTCGAACCATTATATGTAAAAAGGCGGGAACAATTAAAGCAGCTTGTTGCATCCATCATAAAACCAAAAATCGTGCAGGGGAAAAATCTGAATGGGAAGGACTTTGTGTCTTTCCTGCAGCAG ATTCTTGAGGCTTTGAATAAAGGTGAAATTCCATCAACAGGATCCCTTGTTGAAATTTTTAATAAAGCCATCCTTGATCGCTGTCTGAAGGTGTATAGGGAGAAAATGGATGGCTTAGGCCTACCAGTACCTGTAGACAAACTGCAGCAAGTTCATGAGATGGCAAATGCTGAAGCTAAAATTATCTTTGATAAGCAGCACTTTGGTAAACATCATGCTGCTCAGTCAGTCCTGAAGCTTGAAGATGAGATTAAAAAG GTGTACAGAAACTTCCTTCTAGCTAACGAGTATCAATCGTCAAAGTTGTGTGAAGCTCGCTTTTCTGAGTGTGAAGATAAGATGGATCACCTTCAAGTCTTGAAACTTCCTTCGATGGCAAAATTCAATGCAGGCTTTACTCACTGCAATCGAAGTTTTGTAAGGGAATGCGTTGGACCTGCAAAAGAAAGCTATGAACGTAGAATGTCAAAG ATGCTTGTCAAGTCTCGTGCTCTTTTCATCAAAGAGTACAATAACAAGCTTTTCAATTGGTTGGTGACCTTCTCCTTGGTCATGGTGGTCATTGGGCGCTTTGTCATCAAGTTCTTCTTACTTGAAATTGTTGCCTGGGTGATGTTTATTTTCCTGGAGACCTACACGAGAATGTTCTGGTCAGCAGAGTCGCTGTACTACAATCCAGCTTGGCACATCATTGTTTCTTCGTGGGAAACCATTGTGTACAGCCCTATTCTTGATCTGGACAG GTGGGCCATCCCCATTGTCATAATGCTTTCATTTGGGATTCTTTATTGGAGATGCTTTGGTGGTAGAAGGAAACGGGGCAGGGGTTCGCTCCTGCCACTATACAAGAACTCGTACAAAAACTCAAGTCGGCCAAGATCAGACTAG
- the LOC101768370 gene encoding guanylate-binding protein 4 isoform X2 has protein sequence MGRGRGRWAPGIRAVALVLLAVAAAAGVAAADPDPDEFERAFPIVEPDHGHTKLRLSEQGLEAIRRIENPIAIVGVIGPYRSGKSFLLNQLLSLSCDKGFGVGHMRDTKTKGIWIWGTPVEMDVDGSKVSVLYLDTEGFESVGKSNVYDDRIFALATVLSSVLIYNLPETVREADISRLSFAVEIAEEFYGRVKGQDVAFEPAKLLWLIQRDFLQGKSVQQMVNEALQRVPNDNGDKYIDEVNQIRDSLAIMGDNSTAFSLPQPHLQRTKLCDMEDKELEPLYVKRREQLKQLVASIIKPKIVQGKNLNGKDFVSFLQQILEALNKGEIPSTGSLVEIFNKAILDRCLKVYREKMDGLGLPVPVDKLQQVHEMANAEAKIIFDKQHFGKHHAAQSVLKLEDEIKKVCTL, from the exons atggggcgggggcgggggcggtgggCCCCGGGGATCCGCGCGGTGGCGCTGGTTCTGCTCGCGGTCGCGGCAGCCGCGGGAGTCGCAGCAGCGGATCCCGATCCCGACGAGTTCGAGCGCGc GTTTCCAATAGTGGAGCCAGACCATGGCCACACTAAACTTCGTCTCTCAGAACAAGGTCTAGAAGCCATTCGCAGGATTGAAAATCCGATCGCCATTGTTGGT GTCATTGGTCCCTATCGATCTGGAAAATCTTTTCTCCTCAACCAGCTTCTTTCCTTATCATGTGATAAAG GTTTTGGGGTTGGTCATATGCGAGATACTAAGACCAAAG GTATATGGATTTGGGGTACTCCTGTTGAGATGGATGTTGATGGTTCCAAAGTTTCTGTCCTTTATCTAGACACCGAAGGATTTGAAAGTGTTGGGAAATCAAATGTGTATGATGATAG GATATTTGCTTTGGCAACTGTCTTAAGTTCAGTGCTTATCTACAACCTTCCTGAGACG GTGCGTGAAGCTGATATATCCAGGCTTTCATTTGCTGTTGAAATTGCTGAAGAATTCTATGGAAG AGTGAAG GGGCAAGATGTCGCTTTTGAGCCAGCAAAGCTTCTTTGGCTTATCCAGAGAGATTTCCTCC AAGGAAAATCTGTACAACAAATGGTTAATGAAGCCCTCCAACGGGTGCCTAATGATAATG GGGACAAATATATCGATGAG GTCAATCAAATAAGAGATTCCCTGGCAATTATGGGTGACAACAGCACTGCTTTTAGCTTGCCACAG CCTCATCTACAAAGAACAAAATTATGTGACATGGAGGACAAAGAGCTCGAACCATTATATGTAAAAAGGCGGGAACAATTAAAGCAGCTTGTTGCATCCATCATAAAACCAAAAATCGTGCAGGGGAAAAATCTGAATGGGAAGGACTTTGTGTCTTTCCTGCAGCAG ATTCTTGAGGCTTTGAATAAAGGTGAAATTCCATCAACAGGATCCCTTGTTGAAATTTTTAATAAAGCCATCCTTGATCGCTGTCTGAAGGTGTATAGGGAGAAAATGGATGGCTTAGGCCTACCAGTACCTGTAGACAAACTGCAGCAAGTTCATGAGATGGCAAATGCTGAAGCTAAAATTATCTTTGATAAGCAGCACTTTGGTAAACATCATGCTGCTCAGTCAGTCCTGAAGCTTGAAGATGAGATTAAAAAG GTATGTACTTTGTAG
- the LOC101769052 gene encoding uncharacterized protein LOC101769052 produces MRSMPFQLKSGHHHHHHGAVMEGKPPPPPPQQQQQPATPRVSMFRRLLVRVSASEKFVADGKERDKDEKPQPPAAGEADAAGSVGLDRMVLSFMEEAAAVERPPRGRCNCFNGSNHEESDDEEFDFLPSEHTSSAATAGAGDAWEALKGLVQSASVAERNLLADTSRIADKCGKSCKGKAECRRAVADGLRALGYDAAVCKSRWEKTPSYPAGEHEYIDAVAVVGKEEVRLIVEVDFRSQFELARSTKAYRAALQALPPLFVGTPDRLGQIVAVVAEAARQSLKKKGLHFPPWRKPEYMRAKWLSPHVRCGGDKAVAPGPGAAAAAAPLSAATPVKAASFSGEFELVFDRKPNKDAAAAGGGGVGEKITVVVSPWRPTEEASKKQQVPKAKVLTGLAAVL; encoded by the exons ATGCGATCGATGCCGTTCCAGTTGAAGAGcggtcaccaccaccaccaccacggtgcCGTCATGGAagggaagccgccgccgccgccgccgcagcagcagcagcagcctgcgaCGCCGAGGGTGTCGATGTTCCGGAGGCTGCTGGTGAGGGTGTCCGCGTCGGAGAAGTTTGTCGCGGACGGCAAGGAGAGGGACAAGGACGAGAAGCcgcagccgcccgccgccggcgaggcggacgcCGCGGGGTCCGTCGGGCTGGACCGCATGGTGCTCAGCTTcatggaggaggccgcggccgtggagcggccgccgcgggggcgctGCAACTGCTTCAACGGCAGCAACCACGAGGAGAGCGACGACGAGGAGTTCGACTTCCTCCCCTCCGAGCACACCTCCTCtgcggccaccgccggcgcagGCGACGCCTGGGAGGCTCTCAAG GGCCTGGTGCAGAGCGCGAGCGTTGCGGAACGGAATCTTCTCGCCGACACGTCTAGGATCGCGGACAAGTGCGGCAAGAGCTGCAAGGGCAAGGCGGAGTGCCGCCGCGCCGTGGCCGACGGCCTCAGGGCCCTCGGCTACGACGCCGCCGTGTGCAAATCGCGGTGGGAGAAGACTCCCTCCTACCCCGCAG GGGAGCACGAGTACATCGACGCCGTGGCCGTGGTGGGGAAGGAGGAGGTGAGGCTGATCGTGGAGGTGGACTTCCGGTCCCAGTTCGAGCTGGCGCGGTCGACCAAGGCGTACCGGGCGGCGCTCcaggcgctgccgccgctgttCGTGGGGACCCCGGACCGGCTGGGGCAGATCGTGGCCGtcgtggcggaggcggcgcggcagaGCCTCAAGAAGAAGGGGCTGCACTTCCCGCCGTGGCGCAAGCCGGAGTACATGCGCGCCAAGTGGCTGTCCCCGCACGTCCGCTGCGGCGGCGACAAGGCCGTCGCCCCGGGCCcaggcgcggccgcggccgcggcgcccttGTCGGCTGCTACACCGGTCAAGGCAGCGAGCTTTTCCGGGGAGTTCGAGCTGGTGTTCGACAGGAAGCCGAAtaaggacgccgccgccgcgggtggcggcggcgtcggcgagaaGATCACGGTGGTGGTGTCGCCGTGGCGCCCGACGGAGGAGGCGAGCAAGAAGCAGCAGGTGCCCAAGGCGAAGGTCCTCAcggggctcgccgccgtcctctga